From a single Xiphophorus maculatus strain JP 163 A chromosome 5, X_maculatus-5.0-male, whole genome shotgun sequence genomic region:
- the LOC102217968 gene encoding rho GTPase-activating protein 19-like, producing MAAEKDVDESTQNRSMVTHCDESPGSSCSVRPPVIFNPDFFVEKLRHENPEAFLELVLSNITRLIDLPGTEFAQLLGEDCPKTPTSGNGGFFRSFNFLKRKDKAVVFGTTLTESCIAQIYQLIEFLSKNLHVEGLFRVPGNSVRQHALKELLNGGADVDLEAGDFHPNDVASLLKTFLGELPEPLLTHRHFHVHLKIADMTLFDEKGNKTAVPNKERQIEALQLLFLLLPQANRSLLKLLLDLLYHTAKQQDKNKMSAYNLALMFAPHVLWPRHMTAGDLKDNLKKLNSSMAFLIKHSQKLFRAPVYLREYARVHFNRTKVLQTKDDLELLAVSSSPAQRTSPHLKRTAGPGRAVQEQSQSPALQYTEEALKELFRHVHQNMPDSAKKKKLVRQLVKQTHSGTSSEDHLLPPAASKKHPRSRSFGGFIKRKARGEQMRERHISPEAAGKKLGKENILLQSVNSPSAGSVMGKAGLVVKNPDFIFHKNKPLKVSKDSPSASRMCFSPAQEVSI from the exons ATGGCTGCGGAGAAAGATGTTGATGAAAGCACGCAAAATAGAAG CATGGTGACCCACTGTGATGAGTCGCCCGGCTCCTCTTGTTCTGTCAGACCGCCGGTCATCTTCAAcccagatttttttgttgagaaACTCCGCCACGAGAACCCCGAAGCGTTCCTGGAACTTGTGCTCAGTAACATAACAAGGCTTATCGACCTTCCTGGGACCGAGTTCGCCCAGCTCCTTGGTGAGGATTGCCCCAAAACCCCGACAAGTGGAAATGGAGGCTTTTTCCGCTCTTTCAACTTCCTTAAGCGAAAAG ATAAAGCCGTCGTCTTTGGAACCACACTGACTGAGAGCTGCATCGCACAGATCTATCAGCTTATTGAGTTCCTCAGCAAAA ATCTACATGTGGAGGGTTTGTTCCGGGTGCCGGGGAACAGCGTTCGGCAGCACGCCTTGAAGGAGCTCCTTAACGGCGGGGCGGATGTCGACCTGGAGGCCGGAGATTTTCACCCCAACGATGTTGCCTCTCTACTTAAGACTTTTCTGGGAGAGCTGCCGGAGCCTCTGCTGACACACCGACACTTCCATGTGCACCTGAAGATAGCTG ACATGACTCTGTTTgatgaaaaaggaaataaaacagcGGTTCCAAACAAGGAGCGTCAGATTGAGGCcctgcagctcctcttcctgttgTTACCGCAGGCCAACCGCTCGCTGCTCAAACTGCTGCTGGACCTGCTCTACCACACCGCCAAGCAGCAGGACAAAAACAAGATGTCTGCCTACAACCTGGCGCTCATGTTTGCCCCGCATGTCCTCTGGCCCAGACAT ATGACAGCCGGCGACCTTAAAGACAATCTGAAGAAACTGAACAGCAGCATGGCCTTCCTCATCAAGCATTCACAGAAGCTCTTCAGG gCTCCAGTCTATTTGAGGGAATATGCCAGGGTCCATTTTAACAGAACCAAGGTTCTGCAGACTAAG GATGACCTGGAGCTGCTGGCTGTCAGCAGCTCTCCTGCCCAGCGGACGTCGCCGCATCTGAAACGAACAGCTGGTCCGGGCCGCGCCGTGCAGGAGCAGAGTCAGTCACCGGCTCTGCAGTACACAGAGGAGGCCCTGAAGGAGCTGTTCAGACACGTTCACCAGAACATGCCCGACTCtgccaagaagaagaaacttgTCCGACAG CTCGTCAAACAGACTCATTCAGGAACATCTAGCGAGGATCATCTGCTCCCTCCAGCCGCCAGTAAGAAGCATCCTCGTTCCCGCTCCTTTGGTGGCTTTATCAAG CGAAAAGCTCGAGGCGAGCAGATGAGAGAGAGGCACATCTCACCTGAAGCCGCTGGAAAAAAACtaggaaaagaaaatatcctCCTCCAGTCG GTGAACAGTCCGTCAGCCGGTTCTGTCATGGGGAAAGCAGGACTTGTAGTTAAAAATCCAGATTTCatctttcacaaaaacaaacctctcAAGGTTTCCAAG GACTCTCCCTCCGCCTCCAGGATGTGTTTCTCTCCGGCTCAGGAAGTGTCAATATGA